AACCAACACCAAATCTTACTACAGGAGAGGCAAAAGAACTAAGTCAGATTTACCTTAACACGTTTTCCATCAATGAAAGAGCAATAACTCTGACAAGTTCCATCAGAGTACCTATTCTATAATCATCCTGTCCAGATTGCATCACTAAAATATGGTTAAATTCCTACTATCTGTTTGACAAAGGTACAAATGTTCTCATACAATCATCTTACCATTTCTGGGTTTAGCTCTGGGATATTGATTTCTACCTGAAATGTTCACAAGAAGAGCAGCATAAGTTTGGCTTTGGGAGTAACATGCATATGTTGATGAGGAAAACTGTAATAAGATGAAACAGGGTAAATCTGTTCGAGTAGGAAGCTCCCCTCAAATTTCCAGCTTTGGATTCTTTCTTTATCAGTAAAAAGAGGATCAGCTTGATTTTAAGTATTTGGAAGTCATGATTGTGGAACTATAAAAACAAATATAGACTTGGGATATCTAAATCTCTCGTTAGTTTCTTTCTTCAATTAATTCAGACCAATGAAAACAGTATCAAAGACGGATATCCTACATTCAGTCTTGTTTTTCTATCATATATGGCTCTCCGCGTAGCTTGAAGCACATCGTCATCGAAATATGTCCTGATTTCTCTAGAGTAAGGAATATTATTCAACCCGGTAGGTATTCCCCACCATTTACCTTGTAGAATGCTAAAGCAAAATAAGGCAAGAATATAGCACAGATATTAATCAAAACTCTGCAGATCCATGATGCAGCTTTCAAACTAGGGACAAGGATAAATGTATAGTATGTTGAAGTACCTCTCTTTCAGTTGCCTGATTTGATGGCTGTGAGATCAAATACAGGGTTCCCTAAAAGAAATGTCGCAAGCTTACAAGACATTGGGATTAAGAAAATTGACCTTCATGAACATcaacccttttcttttgataGAAACCTCACAAAAGGACTTGTCTCATCAAAGATAATAATTGTCCTACAATACATTCCTTACCAGTCTTTCCACAGTACTTCCTTCAGATAAGGAAAACTAATCCTTTAAATTGTGCTTCTAGAAGATTTTATGAGAAGTAACTCATCCTTCGAATCATTTAGAGTTGGCTGTACTTTCCTAAGCTTTGCTACTTAGTTGCTATTGCTAATTCTACATCAACACATCCTTTCAATCACTGAGTGGAAGTCAGTATCCTTCATTTCCCTCTAAAAATTGGTGGTCCCCCACttctaggaaaagaaaaatagactCACGATTGAAGTATCAAAGGAGAGCGATCCCAATTGCACTTCAGATGATATTACTCATACCTAGTTTTGTTGTTTTCGCTTTATCTTCCTTGACAGCAGTGAGTCTACTTCACTGAAAACCACATCTTTGGGCGATTTCCATTAATCTGCACTCTCCAAAATGGAATCCATCACAGGCTGTTACCAATTGCCATACAATTCTTAATGAGAAGTGGAAGAAAGAGTTAGTTGAGAGCAAGTCAGGACATTATTCATTATGCTCAAGTAAGTCAATATTATAGCCTGAGCATTTTGCTTGTATATTCCAAGCATGACTTCACCTAATacaaaaatcaaaaggaaattaCACAAAGGAAATGTTGGTAGACGACCAAAGGTAGCTAATCAGGCCTATGCACTAATTAGAAAGTGACAATTTTCAGGAAGCATAAGCAAGCATATGTGTCATAGACTTCTAGTCACCAATAGACGTTAATGCTTCTCATGCGGATATCTTGATTGTGATGTGATTCTAATGCAAGTTGAAGATAACGTTTGATTCTGATGCAAATTAATACAGCTAACCGTGGACTAGGTCAATACTAATAAGCATAAACCTAAGTTCAATATGGgatatagaaaatgaaaaattaaggtggaaaatgatggcatattaagtgaaaatattttgagtggaaaatgaTTAAACTCGatctaattattttatgaaatggaaagaagacaaacaaaattatcgacctcttcctctcctctttcgtcaggaaatttaaattttcgatattaagtattttggcccaatgtaacaaattaaagaaaagaactagaaaACCCGAATTTAAGTTATAAGGGACTTTTGGTCcacgaaaattattttcatgttcGATTTCAACGTAAAGGAAACTGaaattttctgaccaaaaaaaaaaaaaaaagaatctgaaCACCCTTTTCATTTTTACGATTTTTTCCACGTGTGGAGAACTTCTCCGATTTTTCCCCTGGAGCATCGCGTCAACTTCCACGTCAGatcgaccacaaaaaaaaaaaaaaaaatccaggcCAGCGTCTCCATTCCTCGAACTAATTCAGAGACAAAAGTACAACAGCAGGCTATCAAGAAAAATCGTCTTACCAAATTTATGAAATGCTGATGAAATTGGCAATACATTTCGAAAACGCGAATCGTTCCAACATCGTAGCCGAAGTGCTTGACTTGTCGAAGcattattttcatcaatcaattgcttCTCTGCCGCAGCGGTGCAATGAACATACGAGATTCCACTAAGTTGCATCGCTGAACGTCTTTTAGAGTCTAGACGCCTTGGAGTCCTGGAGCTCTGTGACCTCCACAAGTTCATGCGAAATTCAACCCCATCGTTCcgttggattttcgaaattcgATAGTTGTGGACGGTTTGCTGAGGCCTTGCAGTTGAATCCCTCATTTTAACACATAGCCGACTTTCTCTAGGCCCTGAACATCACGAAGCTTCGAACATCCCAAAATCTCCAAATAGGTCAGGTTATTAAAGCACGAGAGGTCTGGTAATGTTTCAATGGATGTGCAGCTCTGGATAATCAGGAATTCCAATGTTTTCAATCTCTCAAGGCCTTTAATTTCGACTATATTGTAGCAATGATAAGCTTCTAATCGCTTTAGATGTGTCAATTGCGAAAGATCTGGTCTTATAAGGTATTGACAACCACTTACATCCAGCTCATCCAAGTTTTTCAATCTGCCAAGGCCTCGAACTAGATCATCATTCACTAAGGAAGAACTCATATTCAAGTATCTCAAGGACTCTGCATGTTCAAGGCCGTCGAATTTGGATAGGTTCTTGCTTCCAAGAACACTCAGATGTACTAAGAATTTTAATGCTTCCAGACCGTTGATTTTTGTCAGCTCTTGGCAGTTTTTGATATTTAACTGTGACAGCAATTTGGAACTAGACAAATTTGGCAACTCTTTCAACTTATTACAGCCGAGGACCAAAAGCTTCGATATTGTTGAGGGAAGCTCAGGCATGGATTCTAACAATTTGCAATCGTAAACAGTAAGCTCTTTTAGATGGATTAGGTGAGAAAGTTGAGGCAATGCGTGATGCTGACAAGTGACTTCTAGAATTGTTAAACAGGTGGGAAGCTCTGGTAATGACTGAAGTTCGTAACAACCAATCAACTGAAGGTGTTGCAGATAAGGCATCTTATTCATGCTTTTCGGCAGAGATTGAAGCATCTTGCATCCGCATAAGTCTAGTTTTTCAAGGCGAGAAAGCTTATCGAATGTGTCAGGGAAGCCAGAAACGTTCGTCCCACTTAATACAAGAATCTTCAATGAAGACAACCCATTTATAGGAATTTCCCCTCCTAGACTCCTGCAATGCGAGGCATGCAATTCTTCAAGGTTGCCCAACTTTCCTAATGTACTTGgtaaattattcaatttacctgtaatatccaaaattttcaagttt
This genomic stretch from Eucalyptus grandis isolate ANBG69807.140 chromosome 3, ASM1654582v1, whole genome shotgun sequence harbors:
- the LOC108953938 gene encoding disease resistance protein RPV1-like isoform X3, with the protein product MITTILPKLSASMEWGVLGIEKLHIQALRLDGVSLLDEFTTEQLETLPNLRFLQVPLFSILNGDSKSLLPKLRWLKCRKWNASWASSFSLEKLVILDLSWNLELSEGWSHLKAAKELKVLNLRHSNCLKVSPDLSAFQNLEILVLEGCIDLEQIHHSIGEVKGLVSLDLSKCFNLQVLPREMGKLEKLEELNISKTAIEEIPPWIGSLKSLISLDISGCKKLQVLPKEIGKLEELKELNIDNTATEEIPPSIGSLKKLEILHARGCKSLVRLPESIGSLVKLQRLSLSEKEDTPPWVTLIDISRNHLPYSIRKLNRMTLKELPCRGIRELPESIGDLKNLKILDITGKLNNLPSTLGKLGNLEELHASHCRSLGGEIPINGLSSLKILVLSGTNVSGFPDTFDKLSRLEKLDLCGCKMLQSLPKSMNKMPYLQHLQLIGCYELQSLPELPTCLTILEVTCQHHALPQLSHLIHLKELTVYDCKLLESMPELPSTISKLLVLGCNKLKELPNLSSSKLLSQLNIKNCQELTKINGLEALKFLVHLSVLGSKNLSKFDGLEHAESLRYLNMSSSLVNDDLVRGLGRLKNLDELDVSGCQYLIRPDLSQLTHLKRLEAYHCYNIVEIKGLERLKTLEFLIIQSCTSIETLPDLSCFNNLTYLEILGCSKLRDVQGLEKVGYVLK